The following proteins are encoded in a genomic region of Flammeovirga pectinis:
- a CDS encoding transposase, which yields MALLPDRKVETVSKWLLAHPEIKIITRDGSSSYASTATKGAPQAEQISDKWHISCN from the coding sequence ATAGCTTTACTTCCTGATAGAAAAGTAGAGACCGTAAGTAAGTGGTTATTAGCACATCCTGAAATTAAAATAATTACCCGTGATGGGTCCAGTAGTTATGCATCAACAGCAACAAAAGGAGCTCCTCAAGCAGAACAAATAAGTGATAAATGGCATATCAGCTGTAATTAG
- a CDS encoding transposase translates to MNQVNRCLFLHSNERTMEESTFIKSLCDKIPHLEKLRKRYFEYRNIFLSKLPDKLPTWLASAKELSIEGLTRLVGGIERDMEAVKNAAIYKLTNGQVEGQVNKLKMIKRKGYGRAKLPFLEKQMMILNEL, encoded by the coding sequence ATTAATCAGGTAAATAGATGTTTATTTCTTCATAGTAACGAAAGAACTATGGAAGAATCTACATTTATAAAATCACTTTGTGATAAAATTCCTCACTTAGAAAAATTGCGTAAACGCTATTTTGAATACCGTAATATCTTCTTATCTAAGTTACCTGATAAATTACCAACTTGGTTAGCATCAGCTAAAGAATTGTCTATTGAAGGTCTAACTAGATTAGTTGGAGGAATTGAAAGAGATATGGAAGCTGTTAAAAATGCTGCTATTTATAAATTAACAAATGGTCAAGTAGAAGGGCAAGTCAATAAATTAAAAATGATAAAACGTAAAGGGTATGGAAGGGCAAAATTACCCTTTTTAGAAAAACAGATGATGATATTAAATGAGTTATAA
- a CDS encoding class I lanthipeptide has translation MKKKIKLNKETLVSLQEDQMKSSFGAEQSNDSGAVCDNEIGALAIAADSCCKKSCN, from the coding sequence ATGAAAAAGAAAATCAAATTAAACAAAGAGACACTAGTCTCTTTACAAGAAGATCAAATGAAATCTTCTTTTGGTGCTGAACAAAGTAATGATTCAGGTGCTGTGTGCGACAATGAAATAGGAGCTTTAGCAATCGCAGCTGATTCTTGCTGCAAAAAATCTTGTAACTAA
- a CDS encoding LLM class flavin-dependent oxidoreductase has translation MEQKIKIGLLDFGIRKTDYSSMGKILDVMEYAEHADRLGFSRIWLTEHHNYSSSDAWSSPQMLLPLILNNTDQINVGVAGVLLNYYSSY, from the coding sequence ATGGAACAAAAAATTAAAATTGGATTACTAGACTTTGGTATTAGGAAAACTGACTATAGTAGTATGGGAAAGATTCTTGATGTCATGGAGTATGCTGAGCATGCTGACCGTTTAGGTTTTTCTAGAATTTGGTTAACAGAACATCACAATTATTCTTCAAGCGATGCATGGTCTAGTCCACAAATGTTACTCCCGCTTATTTTAAATAATACGGATCAAATTAATGTTGGTGTTGCGGGGGTATTGTTAAATTATTACTCTTCATATTAA
- a CDS encoding quinone oxidoreductase family protein, with translation MKQLVICPNNFHKHYEDTFSYGKLKFNGKDINYALIETEDTYFNPNEHVDKVLIRKKAFSCNYRDLSILLLQSERINNNSQIAYTPFGSEFSGIIEDIGNNVVNFKVGDRVICNGSYDINNNEFGLPSNGTSKELEIIDIGNIIHMPSKMSYAVGAGFTIGAQTVYSMINKLKLEKKAKVLLTGIRANTSLFALSALKKNNIDVYGLTRSKINESLFKKHGMKEIFNFKEEEGFLSNPSLYELIKKTGGFDAIIDPFTDSYFFDALKALKFNGKYITCGLSNQFDYDYKKISLNTELAALILKNLKIIGNCLGKTEDLREALDDFQKGNLYVFIDSITNDPIEFMNQSFINKNRLGKVIFEY, from the coding sequence ATGAAACAATTAGTTATTTGTCCAAATAATTTCCACAAACATTACGAAGATACTTTTTCTTATGGAAAACTGAAATTTAATGGTAAGGATATTAATTACGCACTTATTGAAACCGAAGATACATATTTCAATCCTAATGAACACGTAGATAAGGTTTTAATTCGTAAAAAAGCATTTTCATGTAATTATAGAGATTTATCAATATTATTATTGCAATCTGAAAGAATTAATAATAACTCTCAAATTGCATATACCCCTTTTGGTTCTGAGTTTTCAGGTATTATTGAAGACATAGGAAATAATGTAGTTAATTTTAAAGTAGGAGATAGAGTAATATGTAATGGTTCATATGATATAAATAATAATGAATTTGGATTACCTTCTAATGGAACCTCGAAAGAGTTGGAAATTATTGATATAGGAAATATTATACATATGCCTAGTAAAATGTCATATGCAGTAGGGGCGGGTTTTACTATAGGAGCACAAACAGTATACTCAATGATTAATAAGTTAAAGTTAGAAAAAAAAGCGAAAGTATTACTTACTGGTATTCGTGCTAATACATCGTTATTTGCATTATCGGCTTTAAAAAAAAATAATATAGATGTTTATGGTTTAACTCGTTCAAAAATAAATGAATCATTGTTTAAAAAACATGGGATGAAAGAAATTTTTAATTTCAAAGAAGAAGAAGGTTTTTTAAGTAATCCAAGTTTATACGAGCTAATTAAGAAAACAGGGGGGTTTGATGCGATAATTGATCCTTTTACTGATAGCTATTTTTTTGATGCTTTGAAAGCTTTAAAATTTAATGGTAAATATATTACTTGTGGACTTTCAAATCAATTCGATTATGACTATAAAAAAATATCTTTAAACACAGAACTTGCTGCCTTAATTCTCAAAAACTTGAAAATTATAGGAAATTGTCTTGGTAAGACAGAGGATTTGAGGGAAGCATTAGATGATTTTCAAAAAGGGAATTTGTATGTATTTATTGATTCAATAACAAATGATCCTATTGAATTTATGAATCAATCGTTTATCAATAAAAATAGATTGGGGAAAGTAATTTTTGAGTACTAA
- a CDS encoding lantibiotic dehydratase: MTTKYQINDDIIIRTPIFPFNRVSNDAELLKFIENNFFLEAIYIASPILYEEIVKLKKGILNETKRDQVLNSLYRYAIRMNSRSTPFGLFSTVSIANWSKETLTPFLPNNFYRHTRIDMNLLVVLVEELEKVPEIREQLIYYPNNSIYEKNNEFRYIEYHYNSDNIKKFKMSSVAINSYLHEIYCLAKGGITITKLAERITDDNLTIDVANDLIALMIESQVLVSEFIPRLTSNDTYLNQVINIVEQITKKSDSLNVELVLQKLKKIQEKLNILDLHPENSVDIYKNIINDLYEFIPKIDHSKVFHVDGFRKSVSSVLSSYKSKISEIINVILAINKNSVKTNKNIENFRYKFIERYDSQAIPLVDALDEDFGIGYPINVLSRTNTLIEKLHFNGEKQRTIDINLNVREKWLLDVLNVIESKGSDQINLEDYIKESDLKQINTYDMPPSFCFMFRLFNDNILFESTFGTSAASMMSRFSYGNQDVKRATHQIVEKEEKLLKEGAIMVDIVHMPDNRMANVIAHPLFRKYEMPYLGGGAVNNQNTINIEDIFIKVINNKIVLFSKKLNKIIIPTKTNVHNHFNMSLPLYQFWGDLSSDYFNKDIEFHWGNINAMRTYLPRVLFKGSIIMPATWNLRTEELINLSKLNDDELLIKINGLQKTLNLPQRILFSEFDNELVVDFSDIRSIRIWLHLVKHKQIITVKEFLWGNKGEFLNQYVANISSQEIKDYSFCLNEFESSIGTSQVIQRDYSPGDKWLYYKIYCNMISFDEVLIDIISPLLTSFIKKGYIKSFFFIKYYDTDYHIRLRLELIDNSFYGEMIELFHNELQKSTKKSLIHDLQIATYQREVERYGSISMEICENYFYIDSFFCIHLLKKLEKIKKNKLKSLVGLVLINKTLEGFKFTLDDKINYVNTAKTRYQTEFNVDKNTFSSLNQNYRKDKDLVFEVLSENFAINQLDNIIDQKEIKLQPIIDSLLNLEKNNKLEVSKFQLISSLIHMTLNRFISQDERIQEYILYEYLFKYYKYQKHCLENKLEAI; this comes from the coding sequence ATGACTACTAAATATCAAATTAATGACGATATAATAATTCGCACTCCTATTTTTCCTTTTAATAGAGTCAGTAATGACGCAGAACTTCTAAAATTTATTGAGAATAACTTTTTCTTAGAAGCAATTTACATTGCATCTCCAATATTATATGAAGAAATTGTGAAATTAAAAAAAGGTATACTGAATGAAACAAAAAGAGATCAAGTTTTGAATAGTTTATATAGGTATGCTATAAGAATGAATTCAAGAAGTACACCCTTTGGTCTATTTTCTACAGTATCAATTGCTAACTGGAGTAAGGAAACTTTAACACCATTTTTGCCAAATAATTTTTATAGACATACAAGAATTGACATGAATTTATTAGTTGTCTTAGTTGAGGAACTTGAAAAAGTTCCAGAAATTAGAGAACAATTAATTTATTACCCCAATAATAGTATTTATGAGAAAAATAATGAATTTCGATATATTGAATATCATTATAATTCAGATAATATAAAGAAGTTTAAGATGTCAAGTGTAGCTATTAATAGTTATTTACATGAAATATATTGTTTAGCAAAGGGGGGGATAACTATAACAAAATTAGCAGAAAGGATTACTGATGATAATTTAACAATAGATGTTGCTAATGATTTGATTGCATTAATGATTGAATCTCAAGTCCTAGTTTCTGAGTTTATTCCACGCTTGACATCTAATGATACGTATTTAAATCAGGTTATTAATATAGTAGAACAAATAACAAAAAAATCTGATAGCCTCAATGTTGAATTAGTACTTCAAAAGTTAAAGAAAATTCAAGAAAAACTTAATATATTAGATTTACACCCCGAAAATTCAGTTGATATTTATAAAAATATTATTAATGATTTATATGAATTTATACCCAAAATAGATCATAGTAAAGTGTTTCATGTAGATGGATTTCGTAAGAGTGTTTCAAGTGTATTATCTTCATATAAGAGTAAAATATCAGAGATAATAAATGTGATTTTAGCAATAAATAAAAATTCTGTAAAAACTAATAAAAATATAGAAAATTTCAGATATAAATTTATTGAGCGATATGATAGTCAGGCAATACCACTTGTTGATGCTTTAGATGAGGACTTTGGAATAGGTTACCCTATAAATGTATTATCTCGAACAAACACTTTAATTGAAAAATTACACTTTAATGGAGAAAAACAAAGGACTATTGATATTAATTTAAATGTAAGAGAAAAATGGTTGTTAGATGTACTTAATGTCATAGAAAGTAAAGGGAGTGATCAAATTAATTTAGAAGATTATATAAAGGAATCAGATCTCAAGCAAATCAATACTTATGATATGCCACCCTCTTTTTGTTTTATGTTTCGTCTTTTTAATGATAATATTTTATTTGAATCTACTTTTGGTACTTCAGCAGCTTCAATGATGAGTCGTTTTAGTTATGGTAATCAGGATGTCAAAAGAGCTACTCATCAAATTGTTGAAAAAGAAGAAAAGTTATTAAAGGAGGGTGCTATTATGGTAGATATTGTTCATATGCCTGATAATAGAATGGCAAATGTTATAGCTCATCCATTATTTAGAAAGTATGAAATGCCTTATTTAGGAGGAGGGGCTGTTAACAATCAAAATACTATAAATATTGAGGATATTTTTATTAAGGTAATAAATAATAAAATAGTTTTATTCTCAAAAAAACTTAATAAAATAATTATACCAACTAAAACGAATGTACATAATCATTTTAATATGTCGTTACCTTTATATCAATTTTGGGGTGATTTATCTTCGGATTACTTTAACAAAGATATAGAGTTTCATTGGGGAAATATAAATGCTATGAGGACTTATTTACCAAGGGTTTTATTTAAAGGATCTATAATAATGCCTGCAACTTGGAATTTAAGAACCGAAGAATTAATAAATTTATCAAAACTAAATGATGATGAATTGTTGATTAAAATAAATGGCTTACAAAAAACATTAAATTTACCACAACGTATATTATTTTCAGAATTTGATAATGAACTTGTTGTTGATTTTTCAGATATAAGATCAATACGAATATGGTTACACCTTGTAAAACATAAACAGATTATTACTGTAAAGGAGTTTCTATGGGGTAATAAAGGGGAGTTTTTAAATCAATATGTAGCTAATATATCTAGCCAAGAAATAAAAGATTATTCATTTTGTTTAAATGAATTTGAAAGTAGTATAGGAACTTCTCAAGTAATTCAAAGAGATTATTCTCCTGGTGATAAATGGTTATACTATAAAATTTATTGTAATATGATATCTTTTGATGAAGTTCTAATTGATATTATATCACCATTATTAACTTCCTTTATCAAGAAAGGTTATATTAAAAGTTTCTTTTTTATAAAGTACTATGATACAGACTATCATATTCGCCTTCGACTAGAGTTAATAGATAACTCATTTTATGGCGAAATGATTGAATTATTTCATAATGAACTTCAAAAGTCGACAAAAAAATCGTTAATTCATGATTTACAAATAGCGACTTATCAAAGAGAAGTTGAAAGATATGGTTCCATTTCAATGGAAATTTGTGAAAATTATTTTTACATAGATAGCTTTTTTTGTATTCACTTACTAAAAAAATTAGAAAAAATAAAAAAAAATAAGCTTAAAAGTCTTGTAGGTTTAGTATTAATTAATAAAACATTAGAAGGATTCAAGTTTACTTTAGATGATAAAATTAATTATGTTAATACAGCTAAAACTCGATATCAAACGGAATTTAATGTAGATAAAAATACCTTTTCTTCATTGAATCAAAATTATAGAAAAGATAAAGATCTTGTATTTGAGGTATTAAGTGAAAATTTCGCAATAAACCAATTAGATAATATTATTGATCAAAAAGAAATTAAGTTACAGCCAATAATAGATTCTCTATTGAATCTAGAAAAAAATAATAAATTGGAGGTTAGTAAATTTCAACTAATTTCTAGTCTTATTCATATGACTTTAAATAGATTTATATCTCAAGATGAAAGAATACAAGAATATATTTTATATGAATATCTTTTTAAGTATTATAAGTATCAAAAACATTGTTTAGAAAATAAACTTGAAGCTATATAA
- a CDS encoding peptidase domain-containing ABC transporter has protein sequence MLKRFPFFKQLDAMDCGPASLKIISKYYGKNFSMKYLRDKCNITREGVSLLSISKTSESLGFKTLGLKTTFEDLKDKLLLPCIIHWEYKHFVVVYKITLKKIYISDPQLGLVTYNIKEFCKGWKRNEERGIVLTLEPTSEFFKQDPIETTSNINKYWRYLKPYKFLIFQSFLGMIVSVVISLFFPMISQSIIDIGIFTNDLDFINILLVASLVLTLSSVISEYFQNRLMLYIGDKTNISMVSDFISKLLKLPLKFFEKKMVSDVLSRIRDHVRIQNFIIESLLGLSISVLSIIIYGIILFFYDTTLLAVFFIATILYISWVALFLSKRRMLDYKQFDANIENQSEILEIFNSIEDIKINNIQQKKKWDWEKSRLDIYILNLKALNLNELQRIGTVIIDRVKNIVLTFIAAKSVMTGEMSLGMMLSVQYIIGQLNGPVGRILSFIQNFQEAKISMERVSEINFEEEEEKVFEGIEMPIPNESPINLVDASFKYIPNGPYILNNINLTIPYGKVTAIVGCSGSGKSTLLKILLRFYELTSGSINIGNTELKSVNIEKWRSLCGSVLQDGKIFSGTILENIILTEENINIERLNYAIKSSNILEMIETFPLKLYTVIGESGQNISGGQKQRILIARSLYKNPSYLFLDEATNSLDAKNEKEISDNILQFTLGRTSVIVAHRLSTIMNADQIVVLDKGEVIELGTHSELLQSQGKYYELVKDQVFEENINII, from the coding sequence ATGTTAAAGAGATTTCCATTTTTTAAACAATTAGACGCAATGGACTGTGGTCCTGCATCTCTTAAAATAATATCAAAGTATTATGGTAAAAATTTTTCAATGAAATATTTGAGAGATAAATGTAACATAACTAGAGAAGGAGTTTCATTGTTGTCAATAAGTAAAACCTCAGAAAGTTTAGGGTTTAAAACTCTTGGATTAAAAACTACTTTTGAAGATTTAAAAGATAAATTACTTTTACCTTGTATTATTCATTGGGAATACAAACATTTTGTCGTTGTTTATAAAATAACATTAAAAAAAATTTATATTTCAGACCCACAATTAGGATTAGTTACCTACAATATTAAAGAATTTTGTAAAGGGTGGAAAAGAAATGAAGAACGGGGTATAGTATTAACATTAGAGCCAACATCTGAGTTTTTCAAACAGGATCCAATAGAAACAACATCCAATATAAATAAATATTGGAGATATTTAAAACCGTATAAGTTTTTAATATTTCAATCTTTTTTAGGAATGATAGTAAGTGTAGTCATTTCTCTATTTTTTCCAATGATATCACAATCGATTATTGATATTGGAATTTTTACAAATGACCTAGATTTTATAAACATATTATTAGTTGCAAGTTTAGTATTGACTTTAAGTTCTGTTATTTCTGAGTATTTTCAAAATCGGTTGATGTTATATATTGGAGATAAGACTAATATTAGCATGGTTTCTGATTTTATTTCAAAGTTACTAAAGCTCCCACTTAAATTTTTTGAAAAAAAAATGGTTAGTGATGTTTTATCTAGAATAAGAGATCACGTCCGTATTCAAAATTTTATTATTGAATCTTTACTTGGATTAAGTATTTCAGTTTTAAGCATTATAATTTATGGAATTATACTGTTTTTTTATGATACTACTTTATTAGCGGTATTTTTTATCGCAACAATTTTATACATAAGTTGGGTAGCTTTATTTTTATCAAAAAGGAGAATGCTTGATTACAAACAATTTGATGCAAATATTGAAAATCAATCAGAAATATTAGAGATATTTAATTCAATTGAGGATATTAAAATTAATAATATTCAACAAAAAAAAAAGTGGGATTGGGAAAAAAGTAGATTAGATATTTATATTTTAAACTTAAAAGCTCTTAATCTTAATGAATTACAGAGAATAGGGACTGTAATTATAGATCGTGTTAAAAACATTGTGTTAACATTTATTGCAGCAAAATCGGTAATGACAGGAGAGATGTCCTTGGGAATGATGTTGTCAGTACAATATATTATAGGACAATTAAATGGACCAGTAGGAAGAATACTCAGCTTTATTCAAAATTTTCAAGAAGCAAAAATTAGTATGGAGCGTGTAAGTGAAATCAACTTTGAAGAAGAAGAAGAAAAAGTTTTTGAAGGAATAGAAATGCCTATTCCCAATGAATCACCAATAAATTTAGTGGATGCAAGTTTTAAATATATTCCTAATGGACCATACATATTGAATAATATAAATTTAACAATTCCATATGGTAAAGTTACGGCAATTGTAGGATGTAGTGGTAGTGGTAAAAGTACTTTACTTAAAATATTATTGCGTTTTTATGAACTCACTTCTGGCTCTATCAATATTGGGAATACAGAACTAAAATCAGTAAATATTGAAAAGTGGAGAAGTTTATGTGGTTCAGTTCTTCAAGATGGTAAGATATTTTCTGGTACCATTTTAGAAAATATAATCTTAACAGAAGAAAATATTAACATAGAAAGATTAAATTACGCAATAAAATCTTCAAATATATTGGAAATGATTGAGACATTTCCTTTGAAGCTTTATACTGTAATTGGTGAATCTGGACAAAACATTAGCGGAGGTCAAAAACAAAGAATTTTAATAGCAAGGAGCTTATATAAAAACCCAAGTTATTTATTTTTAGATGAGGCGACAAATTCTTTAGATGCAAAAAATGAAAAAGAAATTAGTGATAACATTTTACAATTTACATTAGGGAGAACATCAGTAATAGTAGCTCATCGTTTAAGTACCATTATGAATGCAGATCAAATTGTAGTATTAGATAAAGGGGAAGTTATTGAATTGGGAACTCATTCTGAACTTCTTCAAAGTCAAGGGAAGTATTATGAATTAGTTAAAGATCAAGTATTTGAAGAAAATATAAATATCATTTAA
- a CDS encoding HlyD family efflux transporter periplasmic adaptor subunit: MQNLEIRDELYRNIHKVKPSWWMNWGISIIVLFLIIIVTLSNFIRYSDTVIAEVRFMSVSPSVTIPSKVSTSIYNINVKDKGHVKKGDILLSFQNNAITKDILEVKHNLRSIKKQNYSSFYFQELNKNYELGDIQMKCDELLDALYEYIEIVEYNKFDNKIKNIKKEKKILETKQTYLKNLTDLNSDLNLILNQEKDIDSVLYTKEVISSSKLHKTLKDYINNQKTFENHYLSLNQNNLELYRLNNSIEELQESKRDNIHRIELKIQKCINQILILIKSWEDKFLIIAPINGTLNYLQPLNKNLFIQNESMLFTITPSITEHFAQLKIPFIGAGKIIKGQKVNIKINDYPYHEYGVLIGHIDKIANVANENHYIGQVSLENYPYTNYMKKIDIHENSTAIAEIIVSKRSLLERIFEKIIYVFN; encoded by the coding sequence ATGCAAAATCTTGAAATAAGAGATGAATTATATCGTAATATTCATAAAGTAAAACCTTCTTGGTGGATGAATTGGGGAATAAGTATAATAGTATTATTCTTGATAATTATTGTGACATTAAGTAATTTTATTCGATATTCGGATACTGTGATAGCAGAAGTGAGATTTATGTCTGTTTCTCCATCGGTTACAATTCCTTCTAAGGTAAGCACTTCAATATATAATATCAATGTAAAGGATAAGGGACATGTAAAAAAAGGGGACATTTTACTTTCATTTCAAAATAATGCAATTACAAAAGATATTTTAGAAGTAAAACATAATTTAAGAAGTATAAAAAAACAAAATTATTCCTCTTTTTATTTTCAAGAATTAAATAAAAATTATGAGTTAGGTGATATTCAAATGAAATGTGATGAGTTATTAGATGCTTTATATGAATATATTGAAATTGTTGAATATAATAAATTTGATAATAAAATCAAAAATATTAAAAAAGAAAAGAAAATATTAGAAACAAAACAAACTTATCTAAAAAATCTTACCGATTTAAATAGTGATTTGAATTTAATACTTAATCAAGAAAAAGATATTGATTCTGTTTTATATACTAAAGAAGTAATAAGTTCATCAAAGTTGCATAAAACTTTGAAAGATTATATTAATAATCAAAAAACATTTGAAAATCATTATTTATCTCTAAATCAAAATAATTTAGAATTATATAGACTAAATAATTCTATTGAAGAATTACAAGAATCAAAAAGAGATAATATACATAGAATTGAATTGAAGATACAAAAATGCATAAACCAAATATTAATATTAATAAAGTCATGGGAAGATAAGTTCTTAATCATCGCTCCAATAAATGGGACACTAAATTACTTGCAACCATTAAATAAAAATTTATTCATTCAAAATGAGAGTATGTTATTTACAATTACACCTTCAATAACAGAACATTTTGCTCAACTTAAAATACCGTTTATTGGTGCAGGAAAGATAATTAAAGGTCAAAAAGTAAATATTAAGATAAATGATTACCCATATCATGAATATGGCGTTTTAATAGGACATATTGATAAAATTGCAAATGTAGCAAATGAAAATCATTATATAGGACAAGTAAGTCTAGAAAACTATCCATATACTAATTATATGAAAAAAATTGATATTCATGAAAATTCAACAGCTATTGCTGAAATAATTGTCTCAAAAAGAAGTTTGTTGGAGCGTATTTTTGAGAAAATTATATATGTATTTAATTAA
- a CDS encoding TolC family protein has translation MNYKNIIISMIMHFSTFTYAQENVLKKKWSLSECINYSIQNNIDIQIQGLKSQSNQLDIKQYNNERLFSLNGLFNNSQNYGRYLDPFNNSFSDQRTLNSNLSLNAEIVLYAGNYLNNKILISKLGLQSSILNNKKLENDIILLITTLYLEILYQKDLINLAKEQLEMSQNQLGIVEDLIILGKQPKEDLYKIKSQVINDKINLNNQKNTLKNNLLNLSNIMNIENKLLFDIQEIDEIPHSEYTSKNIEDIYVESLKSMPEIKAQEYNIRASEVFQKNQRVKALPMVSLGANIYTGYSSSRTHIEGEYPYFDQFIDNYNGSITLNVQIPIFNKFQTTTDNQKAKINYTESKLTLIKLKNNLFENLQKAYNDVIIARSSHEDTEEVVILSTKIYKFTEEKYYSGVNNILELDIAKLALLKARLNFLQSKYTLVLKIKLLCRKRGSIALIIEIFFLLNFLYFH, from the coding sequence ATGAATTATAAAAATATAATCATATCAATGATAATGCATTTTTCAACTTTTACATATGCACAAGAAAATGTATTAAAGAAAAAATGGTCATTGAGTGAATGTATTAATTATTCAATACAGAATAACATTGATATTCAGATTCAAGGGTTAAAATCTCAATCTAATCAATTAGATATAAAGCAATATAATAATGAGAGGTTATTTAGTCTAAACGGTTTGTTTAATAATTCTCAGAATTATGGTCGTTATTTAGACCCTTTTAATAATTCTTTTTCTGATCAAAGAACGTTGAATTCTAATTTATCTTTGAATGCTGAAATTGTACTTTATGCTGGTAACTATTTAAATAATAAAATTTTAATTTCAAAATTAGGTCTGCAATCCAGTATATTGAATAATAAAAAATTAGAAAATGATATCATATTATTAATTACTACTTTATATTTAGAGATTTTATATCAAAAGGATTTAATAAATTTAGCTAAAGAGCAATTAGAAATGAGTCAAAATCAATTAGGTATAGTCGAAGATTTGATAATATTAGGTAAGCAACCTAAAGAAGATTTATATAAAATTAAATCTCAAGTGATAAATGATAAAATAAATCTTAATAATCAAAAAAATACTTTAAAAAATAACTTATTAAATCTTTCTAATATTATGAATATTGAGAATAAACTTTTATTTGATATTCAGGAAATTGATGAAATACCACATAGTGAATATACGTCTAAAAATATAGAGGATATTTATGTTGAATCTTTAAAATCAATGCCAGAAATTAAGGCTCAGGAATATAATATTCGGGCATCAGAGGTTTTTCAAAAAAATCAAAGAGTGAAAGCATTACCAATGGTTTCTTTAGGAGCCAATATTTATACTGGATATTCATCTTCAAGAACACATATTGAAGGTGAATATCCCTATTTCGATCAATTTATTGATAATTATAATGGATCAATTACTTTGAATGTACAGATACCAATTTTCAATAAATTTCAAACTACAACAGATAATCAAAAAGCAAAAATAAATTATACGGAATCTAAATTAACTCTTATAAAATTAAAAAATAATTTATTTGAAAATTTACAAAAAGCTTATAATGATGTCATAATAGCTAGGTCTTCTCATGAAGATACTGAGGAAGTAGTTATTTTATCTACGAAAATATATAAATTTACCGAGGAAAAATATTATTCTGGAGTCAATAATATACTTGAATTAGATATTGCAAAATTAGCTTTACTAAAAGCACGTTTGAACTTTTTGCAATCTAAATACACCCTTGTCTTAAAAATTAAATTATTATGCAGGAAAAGAGGTTCTATCGCATTGATTATTGAAATCTTTTTTCTTCTTAATTTTCTCTATTTTCATTAA
- a CDS encoding IS6 family transposase yields the protein MQSSSFISFKGQSFPKEIILHAVYLSLSYRDIEELLSIRNISVDHSSVQCWVENYSSLLSDQMRKRKQCVGGSWYWDETYIKVQDVWMYLHRAVDKEGNIIDFYLSKNRDKKAALSFLRKAIGGNGAPLKISIDKSGSNISALDHLNEEYTSKGKPPIEKRCSKYLNNRIEQDHRFIKKRVKPMLGFKSFESAKHTISGIETVRMIQKDQLSERNGTSNFEAFKNLAA from the coding sequence ATGCAGTCATCTTCATTTATCAGTTTTAAAGGCCAAAGTTTCCCTAAAGAAATCATTTTACACGCCGTCTATCTTAGTTTAAGCTATCGAGATATCGAAGAGTTACTATCTATTCGTAATATCTCTGTAGATCATTCAAGTGTTCAATGTTGGGTAGAAAATTATTCTTCTTTATTATCTGATCAGATGAGAAAACGTAAGCAATGTGTTGGCGGTAGTTGGTATTGGGATGAAACGTATATCAAAGTCCAAGACGTATGGATGTATTTACATAGAGCAGTGGATAAAGAAGGGAATATCATAGACTTTTATTTATCGAAAAACCGTGATAAGAAGGCAGCATTGTCATTTTTACGAAAAGCAATAGGCGGTAATGGTGCACCTTTAAAAATAAGTATAGATAAGAGCGGGTCTAATATTTCAGCATTAGATCACCTCAATGAAGAATATACATCAAAAGGTAAACCCCCGATTGAAAAACGATGTAGTAAGTACCTTAATAATCGGATAGAACAAGATCATAGATTTATCAAAAAACGAGTCAAACCTATGCTTGGTTTTAAAAGTTTTGAATCTGCTAAACATACAATTTCAGGAATAGAAACGGTGAGAATGATTCAGAAGGATCAACTTTCTGAGAGAAATGGTACGTCTAATTTTGAAGCTTTCAAAAACTTAGCTGCTTAA